The window ATATCGACAATATGGATTTTTTCACCGCTGAAAATGATTTTACCGAACTTATACGAATTCGTTGTTTGAGGCGAACGCGTTGGTTCGTTTCTTGAACGTTTTCCGGAATCTTTTCGGTGCAAATAAAGCACGAGTTTTTGAAATCGAATTCCTCTTCATGTGGCACGGGTAAAGGTGTCGGTGTCCGCGATGACGACGAAGAGTCTGACGACAGACTTCGCCGTACAACAGCCGCCGCAGCTCTCTCGTCTCCATAATGTCTTTGACACGAAGAATGCaccctaataaataattaataccagGAGTAAATACTGGAAAATTTTGTGATgatgaaaagtaatttttataacggtcaaaaaataatgaatattacctTATACTCGATAGAGAGGTTAACATGCGCTCATGTTCCTTATTTCCCCTTATCACGCTGGCTTTTATAAGTGTTTGTATCCGTTTTTTTTGCACCGTTATAACTTCTCCTTCACTCAACGTTTTGCTGCATATAAAGCaatgttccatttttattttttacagcagCACAACATTCTAAAACCGAAAATACACGATTTTTGATCCTCACTGCGTAGAAGCCAAGAAAACACTGAACAACTGAACGGTTATGCTCACTTCCACTCCCCTTTACCCCGACCCTTTCTTAGGCTAAAAATAGATTTCATGGGACGAGGGTTACCCCAGGTATAAAAATCGAGGACAGATGTTCCTTACTTGCACTAATACACGCAACAGTGTGTCTGTGGATACACGTTGCGACAATGGCGCGGAATTCGCTcggtaaaatgatatataactaCGAAAGTATTGGCactacagaaaaaagtttaagaacaaaattgttcataattaaaagatCTTTACGTTGATGATcggtaaaattcaataaaatccaatGGTTGGGGAGAAAACGAcgaaaaataggaaaaaaaatgaaatttttgccTTGCGGGAGTCataagttgaaaaatattaatgttagaaaaaaaagttttaaataaaaaagttggtaaatttaatttggaaaagaAAAGGTCTCTATAATTTTTTGGCTAACAGTGATCATTCTCGAGATATCGAATTAAACGCGTTTCGGTCGAAATGACCTTGAGCTGACCTCACTACAGCCCCTCAAATTGGAATTTAAGCTCAGGGTGCACCCCCCTTTCAATCCTCAAAATGCCCAAACTGTGTTCGCTCATGTTTATTTAACCCGTTTTTAGCCGTAATTTGACTGGACTAGAAGGCTTAGCCGAGCCGTGGGAGATTATCGGGTTGCtactattgattattataaactaaagcataaaatatattattgcatatatatatatatatatatatatatatatatatatatatatatatatatatatataaacacattatacTTTAGTCAGTCGTACACTATCAAAAATGTCAGCAATGCTAAAACTCTATGTATAAACGTTATTTTTggcaaaaacaaacaaaatacttaggtatatcataaaattgaaactataataaaaaaatagtaaagggTAGATAAAGCGAGAGCAGTGCTGCACGCGCGACCGCATCGAGCGTCTAATGGTGTGTGGCGCCGCGTGCTCGCCGCCACTCGTACCCGTGTCCGCACGCGCCGGCCGCACTCGCCTAGAAAGATGTCTCACGGTCGATTTCCGACTCCGATGTGGAGTCTTTCGTTTTCGGTGCATGTTATCGACACGtcatatgattattaaaatctttacttTTCAGCCGAGTTGGCTGCGGACAAAGGAGTTTTGGGACCGAACATTTGAAGATCGTTACGAGCTCATCAAGAACGACAGCCGGCGACCGCCGTTGAAGGTACATCTCGAccgagtattttattttttttaatgcgcCGGTATGCTTCCACGACATCATTCCAATCAAGTTCACTTTGCTCGGAAACTCAATGCAATGTATCAATCTACCTACATATGTTGCGGGGACTTAATATGCTTTTGTTTAGTGTATAGCTTAGTATTCAAAATCAGCTTTACAGATTGAACTTTCATTCGCATTCATTAACACACCGGTCTCAGCGCGGTATTAGGATATTAAAAGTTTGGTAATTATAGAGGAAAATAACTCCGCTAGCCGTTCGCTAAGCGTGCGGTTCCTAActtttacaaatgtatattttgaacTAATTAAACCGAGCCTTGTAACTCATGCctcgttaaattatattaatttgcttaAAAGAGTAATCAAACTACATTAAAAGCTTAGAGCAAGATACAATCGGATTTTTATAAGTTTGATTAATTGTTTCCACGCGCGGTATGCGTTACGTTATTTGTAGCAAAATGGCGGCTAGATTGTATCCTTGGTACTCTCACTCTACAGGTGATCGTGGTGCCGCACTCGCACAACGACCCCGGCTGGTTGAAGACGTTCGAGCAGTACTTTGAGTGGAAAACGAAGAACATCATCAACAACATCGTGCAGAAACTCCATCAGTACCCCAATATGACTTTCATTTGGACCGAGATGTCATTTCTCAACGCGTGGTGGGAGCGATCTCACCCGGTCAAGCAAAaggtgaaaatatataattaataagaatgTTCTGACACAAATGCTTCGATGATTGGGAATTCATACATTTAATTACTGTAGACCATTACGAAATGAAACTTGCAAAAACTTTGGGATCCACGTGGCCAATAATAACCACGTGCGCCCCACGTGACTACTTCCGCTGCAGCGCGTGCTCTAAAGCTTAGTATCGCCATCTAGTGAAGCGGctctcataaaatataaatattgtgtgGTGTAGTATAATCTAATATACAAGTCCTTATAACTATCGTTCAGGTTTCAAAATTTTGCTCAAATCCAAATAATTACACGAGTTTACTACATCTAAAACATATCTCATTGTTAGTTTATGGTAGACGCCGCACCAACGGGCCTGATTGGTATTCCTTCATATGTTACAAAcgatttaataagttattatcattacacaggaccgaattaagtataaaaatttttGATTATCAAAGGACGTAAGCAATAAACGAATTACGTTTAGCAAATACATCAGACAGATATTAAATACACTGCAAAGCGCTAGAGCCTCGAGCGCCATCTCCAGTTGCCCTCGCTTACTGCTTACCTCAGTACGTACATCGACTTCGCTGGCGACATCTCTTAAACTGAGAGCAAATATTACAACATGtctaaaaataagtatttatctCAGTGTAATGTTATGTAAACAGATGTGCTATATTGTATTTCAGGCACTGAAGAAGTTGATTAAAGAGGGTCGCCTAGAGATAACGGGCGGAGGCTGGGTGATGCCGGACGAAGCCTGCACACATATCTATGCTCTGGTGGACCAGTTCATTGAaggtattcatatatattttaataaaaaggtacCTTCCGGCTAGATAAgattatacatgtattttgtatttcagGACATCAATGGGTCAAAACGAATCTTGGGACATCGCCCAAGACCGGGTGGTCGATTGATCCATTTGGTCATGGCCCAACCGTGCCGTACCTCCTGGACCAGAGTGGACTCGAAGGCACCGTCATCCAGAGAATACACTACGCCTGGAAGCAATGGTTAGCGCAGAGGCAGATCGAGGAATTCTACTGGGTTACCAACTGGTCCGAAAAGAAGCCTTCTCTTATCGTCCATAATCAGCCCTTCGACATCTATTCAATTAAGAGTACATGTGGTCCGCACCCCTCTGTCTGCTTAGGCTTTGATTTCAGGAAAATACCGGGGGAATATTCGGAGTACACCGCGAAATACGAGGAGATAACCGACCAGAACCTCCACAGCAAGTCCAAGACCCTGATAGACGAATACGATCGGATTGGCTCCCTGACCACACACAACGTCGTGCTCGTGCCGCTCGGCGACGACTTCCGATACGAGTACGGCGTGGAGTTCGACGCCCAGTACActaattatatgaaaatgttcaattatattaataatcataaagaTACCTTTAACGCTGATGTTTCATTTGGAACGCCCCTCGACTATTTTAACGCTATGAAAGACAGGCACAAAAATATACCAACGCTCAAAGGAGACTTCTTTGTGTACTCAGATATATTCAGTGAAGGAAAACCGGCCTACTGGTCCGGTTACTTCACCACCCGACCGTACCTAAAAATCTTAGCTCGCCAGTTTGAGCATCACCTGAGAACCGCTGAGATTATCTTCACGCTGGTTGCGAACTATATTAAACAATCGACCACGCTAAAGCTGATCTCATCTGAAAAAAGATTAGAAAAGTTCTACGAACAATTGATTACAGCTCGTAGGAACTTAGGTCTGTTCCAGCACCATGATGCAATCACCGGAACGTCCAAATCCAGCGTGATGTTCGACTACGGAACCAAACTGTTCACGAGCATTTATCACTGCATTCGCCTGCAAGAGGCAGCGCTCACCACCATCATGTTGCCCGATCCATCTCTCCACGCGCAGAGCATTCTCCAGAGCCAGTACGAGTGGGAAACGTACGGCAAGCAGCCGAAACAGCTGCAGGTGTCGGTCGTCGACAAAAGGAAAGTTGTTCTGTTTAACTCGCTCGCCGAAGAACGCACGGATGTAATATCGGTCCGCTCGAATACCAGCAGCGTGCGCGTTTACGACACGCGTAGGAAAGAGTACGTCCAGTACCAGATCACGCCGATTATCGAAGTACGGGAGCACGGCAAGTATGTCATCAGTGACACGAGCTTCGATGTCCTTTTCGTCGCCACGGTGCCGCCGCTGACTGCGGTCACTTTTAATCTCGAGGAATACACGAACACGTCGCAGCACTGCGTAATCTTTTGCAACAATTGCAGCGACAAAATATTGGCCTCCGATAAAACCGAAAACTTCACAGTAAAGAAGATGATGCCTGGTGATATTCAACTTGAGAATTCGGTTTTAAAACTTTTGATTGATAGAAATACTGGGCTCCTGAGGCAAATTAACAGGAAAGACAATCGAAGGAGACACGTCGTCGAAATGCAGTTCGGTGCTTATCAAAGCGCCCAACGACACTCGGGAGCTTATCTCTTCATGCCGGACTACGACGCTCCCGAGAAAAAGGTCCTACATCAATACGGCAGTGGAACAAGCCCGCAAGACGAGAACATAATCATCCTGTCGGGGCCCGTGTCCACTGAGATCACTACCCTCTACCTACCTCTTCTAGTCCATACGGTTAAAATTTACAATGTCAAAGATATTGCTCTGTCC is drawn from Vanessa cardui chromosome Z, ilVanCard2.1, whole genome shotgun sequence and contains these coding sequences:
- the LOC124543185 gene encoding alpha-mannosidase 2; the protein is MRVFRILRCRPFSTRVLALLLIALAFGIYCYYYTVSPAYPKPANTLNNNENTKTLQYARDSSRALQEKPFTDQCPLVRESAADIDTTTIYPSFDFQPSWLRTKEFWDRTFEDRYELIKNDSRRPPLKVIVVPHSHNDPGWLKTFEQYFEWKTKNIINNIVQKLHQYPNMTFIWTEMSFLNAWWERSHPVKQKALKKLIKEGRLEITGGGWVMPDEACTHIYALVDQFIEGHQWVKTNLGTSPKTGWSIDPFGHGPTVPYLLDQSGLEGTVIQRIHYAWKQWLAQRQIEEFYWVTNWSEKKPSLIVHNQPFDIYSIKSTCGPHPSVCLGFDFRKIPGEYSEYTAKYEEITDQNLHSKSKTLIDEYDRIGSLTTHNVVLVPLGDDFRYEYGVEFDAQYTNYMKMFNYINNHKDTFNADVSFGTPLDYFNAMKDRHKNIPTLKGDFFVYSDIFSEGKPAYWSGYFTTRPYLKILARQFEHHLRTAEIIFTLVANYIKQSTTLKLISSEKRLEKFYEQLITARRNLGLFQHHDAITGTSKSSVMFDYGTKLFTSIYHCIRLQEAALTTIMLPDPSLHAQSILQSQYEWETYGKQPKQLQVSVVDKRKVVLFNSLAEERTDVISVRSNTSSVRVYDTRRKEYVQYQITPIIEVREHGKYVISDTSFDVLFVATVPPLTAVTFNLEEYTNTSQHCVIFCNNCSDKILASDKTENFTVKKMMPGDIQLENSVLKLLIDRNTGLLRQINRKDNRRRHVVEMQFGAYQSAQRHSGAYLFMPDYDAPEKKVLHQYGSGTSPQDENIIILSGPVSTEITTLYLPLLVHTVKIYNVKDIALSHAVHVENVVDFESPPKNRETELFMRLQTNIQNGEVPEFYTDQNGFQYQKRIKVEKLGIEGNYYPITTMAWLQDEEVRLTLITDHAQGAASYEPGRLEVMLDRRTLYDDHRGIGEGVVDNKPTVFHNWILLEPISADRRKRDTSEHVSGVLNRRNFSPDAKTTIYELPTRTADHLSRTMNYPLNVYVVDTSEVGNVNVKTYQTFIQNFPPDVHMVSLRTITDEVLEQFPSPACFMVLHRPGFSCSLGDGSRRTSARFTAKTLFNGLRISNLTSVSLTGLRTYKSLSGLEDIEIDPLEIKTYKIRF